A region from the Sphaerodactylus townsendi isolate TG3544 linkage group LG01, MPM_Stown_v2.3, whole genome shotgun sequence genome encodes:
- the LOC125436893 gene encoding phospholipase A and acyltransferase 3-like, translating to TVDLDVNFFCPQGEVPGAGLSSLNSIAVDYAVVKEEPLWKVVGQGNYRINKKCDRRYTRRPVHEIIFRAVAEVRKEMTYNVFSQNCEHFVTKLRYGIPDCDQVSDGVDLAGTAIAGIVGIGAIAFLVSKVVERRRRDPCNKRERELLLETEPEGPSGRTTGTTFL from the exons ACAGTTGATTTGGATGTGAATTTCTTCTGCCCCCAAGGCGAAGTCCCAGGAGCTGGCCTCTCTAGTCTTAATTCTATTGCAGTGGATTATGCCGTGGTGAAGGAAGAGCCTCTTTGGAAAGTGGTGGGGCAGGGTAACTACCGAATCAACAAGAAGTGTGATCGAAGATACACACGACGTCCTGTGCATGAAATCATCTTCAGGGCAGTAGCAGAGGTGAGGAAAGAGATGACCTACAATGTGTTCAGTCAGAACTGCGAGCATTTCGTCACTAAGCTGCGTTATGGCATTCCGGACTGTGACCAG gtCAGTGATGGTGTTGACTTGGCTGGAACAGCCATTGCTGGTATCGTAGGCATTGGGGCCATAGCATTTCTGGTCTCCAAAGTGGTTGAAAGAAGACGTCGTGATCCCTGCAACAAGAGGGAAAGAGAGCTTTTGCTGGAAACTGAACCAGAGGGTCCTTCAGGCAGAACTACTGGCACCACCTTCCTataa
- the LG01H11orf98 gene encoding uncharacterized protein C11orf98 homolog, with amino-acid sequence MGAPGGKVNRPRTELKKKLFKRRRVLSKQKRKKHQIVGAVVDEGLITIHHLKKRSSSTRANITLSGKKKRKLLKQLRHITNEKAAMQVDASPGPSKTTRRRKGKKERQERLLADLDVEMVEEGLGSES; translated from the exons ATGGGGGCACCGGGAGGGAAAGTCAACCGGCCGCGGACG GAGCTGAAGAAGAAACTCTTCAAAAGGCGCCGTGTTTTGAGCAAACAGAAGCGAAAGAAACACCAGATTGTGGGTGCTGTGGTGGACGAGGGGCTCATCACCATCCATCACCTGAAAAAACGCAG CTCCAGCACTCGAGCAAACATCACCCTGTcggggaagaagaaaaggaaactgCTGAAGCAGCTCCGCCACATTACGAACGAGAAGGCCGCCATGCAGG TTGATGCATCTCCAGGTCCAAGTAAAACCACCcggagaaggaaggggaagaaagagaggcaggaaagacTCCTGGCGGACCTAGATGTGGAGATGGTGGAAGAGGGGCTGGGCTCGGAGAGCTGA